One genomic region from Amia ocellicauda isolate fAmiCal2 chromosome 4, fAmiCal2.hap1, whole genome shotgun sequence encodes:
- the l3mbtl1 gene encoding lethal(3)malignant brain tumor-like protein 1, translating into METLKGGGAGELLTPQVGGTCSVGYVLEWKEGVPVLPGSNFKFRMSEFGTLAVVSDRKVPLVEPSPEVAAGKEVEMDRKPGHKPVLHHSGDGISLNPVTGCAGELERTIKEEQQSEEDSGRCEGFSPVANRGYLEELRREPITDKPPGMEKTSGSQVSVLNPELLKPMKKRKRKDYLSPSEEESEMEAMEEKLEDLKTCIPLGEDRQSRQVPAEGKKESWSWSWPQYLEEQKAVAASPKLFQEFQRVPQCKHSFRMGMKLEGIDPQHPSMYFVLTVAEVCGYRMRLHFDGYSECHDFWVNSNCPDIHPAGWCESTGHKLYTPKGQMTQHGCKEEEFSWSSYLRLTKAQVAPRELFVSPGRTDVSCGFEVGMKLEAVDRMNPSLICVATVTDVVDNRFLVHFDNWDDTYDYWCDASSPYIHPIGWCQERGLPLTPPQDYPDPDNFSWEKYLKETGSTAVPAQAFKLRPPHGFQVGMKLEAVDKRNAALMRVATVEDIDPHRVKIHFDGWNHMYDEWMDADHPDLHPAGWCEGTGHPLKPPLRESNTQQPGPRESSGQAAYASLSCKGMTHSRSSKYSFHHRKCPTPGCDGSGHVTGRFTAHHCLSGCPLAERNQGRLKTELSDTEGPGAKRNLLVFGQRAKKSRHHGRIGRPPKYRKSQQRAYQSMSAEGVHPSLFMSALSAHPDRALSLCWEQHCKLLPGVAGIHASKVATWTVEEVFNFVQNLTGCEEQARLFREEMIDGEAFLLLTQTDIVKIMSIKLGPALKIYNAILMFKSTDDGLK; encoded by the exons atggaaaccctgaaGGGGGGCGGGGCCGGCGAGCTGCTGACCCCCCAGGTGGGCGGGACCTGCAGCGTGGGCTATGTGCTGGAGTGGAAGGAGGGCGTGCCTGTGCTCCCAGGAAGCAACTTCAAG TTCCGGATGAGCGAATTTGGAACTCTGGCGGTCGTCAGCGACAGGAAGGTTCCCCTTGTGGAGCCCAGTCCAGAGGTCGCTGCTGGGAAGGAGGTGGAGATGGACAGGAAGCCTGGCCACAAACCTG TTTTACACCATTCTGGTGATGGCATCTCCCTCAATCCTGTGACTGGCTGTGCAGGGGAACTGGAGCGAACAATTAAAGAGGAGCAACAGTCAGAGGAGGATTCTGGGCGGTGTGAGGGTTTCAGCCCCGTGGCAAACAGGGGCTACCTTGAGGAGCTGCGCAGAGAGCCTATCACAGACAA GCCTCCTGGAATGGAGAAAACCTCAGGATCACAGGTGTCTGTGTTGAACCCTGAGCTTCTCAAACCcatgaagaagaggaagaggaaggactACCTGAGCCCATCGGAGGAAGAATCAGAGATGGAGGCCATG gaaGAGAAACTTGAAGATCTGAAGACCTGTATCCCTCTAGGAGAAGACAGGCAAAGCAGGCAAG TTCCAGCCGAGGGGAAGAAGGAGTCGTGGTCGTGGTCATGGCCGCAGTATCTGGAGGAGCAGAAGGCCGTCGCTGCTTCGCCCAAGCTATTCCAggag TTCCAGAGGGTCCCTCAGTGTAAACACAGCTTCCGCATGGGCATGAAGCTGGAGGGCATCGACCCCCAGCATCCTTCTATGTACTTCGTCCTCACGGTTGCTGAG GTGTGTGGCTACCGGATGCGCCTGCACTTTGACGGCTACTCGGAGTGCCACGATTTCTGGGTCAACAGCAACTGCCCAGACATTCACCCTGCTGGCTGGTGTGAGAGCACTGGCCATAAGCTCTATACCCCCAAAGGTCAGATGACACAGCATG GGTGTAAAGAGGAGGAATTCTCCTGGTCCAGTTACTTAAGGCTGACTAAGGCACAAGTGGCCCCCAGAGAGCTCTTTGTCAGTCCTGGGAGA ACGGATGTCTCGTGTGGTTTCGAGGTGGGGATGAAGCTGGAGGCTGTCGACCGCATGAACCCTTCCCTCATCTGTGTCGCCACGGTCACAGATGTGGTGGACAACCGCTTCCTGGTTCACTTTGACAACTGGGATGACACCTATGACTATTG GTGTGATGCAAGCAGCCCATACATCCATCCCATTGGCTGGTGCCAGGAAAGAGGCCTTCCGCTCACTCCTCCACAAG ATTATCCGGATCCAGACAATTTCTCCTGGGAGAAGTACCTGAAGGAGACAGGCTCCACCGCCGTGCCAGCCCAGGCCTTCAAACTG CGCCCCCCCCACGGGTTCCAGGTGGGAATGAAGCTGGAGGCTGTGGACAAGCGCAACGCTGCCCTCATGCGCGTGGCAACTGTGGAGGACATCGACCCGCACAGAGTCAAG ATCCACTTTGATGGCTGGAACCACATGTATGACGAGTGGATGGACGCAGACCACCCCGACCTCCACCCTGCAGGCTGGTGCGAGGGCACTGGGCATCCCCTGAAACCACCTCTCCGTGAGTCAAATACCCAGCAACCCG GACCCCGGGAGTCCTCGGGACAGGCGGCCTATGCGTCCCTGTCCTGTAAGGGGATGACCCATTCCAGATCCAGCAAGTACAGCTTCCACCACAG AAAGTGTCCGACCCCTGGCTGCGACGGCTCTGGTCATGTGACCGGACGCTTCACTGCCCATCACTGCCTGTCGGGCTGCCCACTGGCCGAGCGCAACCAGGGCCGCCTGAAGACCGAGCTGTCTGACACAGAGGGACCCGGGGCCAAGCGGAACCTGCTTGTGTTTGGCCAACGCGCCAAGAAGTCCCGGCACCATGGCAG GATAGGACGCCCCCCTAAGTACAGGAAGAGTCAGCAGAGGGCGTACCAGA GTATGTCAGCAGAAGGCGTGCATCCCTCCCTCTTCATGTCTGCCCTCTCAGCCCACCCTGACCGAGCCCTGTCCCTCTGCTGGGAGCAACACTGCAAACTGCTGCCTGGGGTGGCTGGCATCCATGCAAGCAAGGTGGCCACATGGACTGTGGAGGAG GTGTTCAATTTCGTCCAGAACCTGACTGGCTGTGAAGAGCAAGCCCGACTCTTCAGAGAGGAG ATGATTGACGGCGAGGCTTTCCTCCTGCTGACCCAGACAGACATTGTGAAGATTATGAGCATCAAGCTGGGCCCGGCTCTCAAGATCTACAACGCCATCCTCATGTTTAAGAGCACAGACGACGGACTCAAGTGA